One Luteimonas sp. MC1825 DNA segment encodes these proteins:
- the dgcA gene encoding N-acetyl-D-Glu racemase DgcA: protein MLPGLTLEPAVHPLSAPFRISRGVRTSTEVLVATASDGRHVGRGESLPYARYDETVASVAAQAAPLRTEIAAGMDRRRLCALLGPGAARNALDCALWDLEARRRGMSVAAMLGQPDALPALCSAQTVSLDTPANMARAAAGLRHLDLVKVKVDANDPAALVRAVRAELPAARLIVDPNESWDIELLRAMQPVLAEARVDLVEQPLPAAADDALQGFASVSRLCADESCHVAADLPRLRARYQVVNIKLDKTGGLTAALDLLQAAQAGGFGIMVGCMISSSLAIAPAWHVARHAEFVDLDGPLWLREDHAGGVAMRDGMLQPASPQLWGGGRPLAARRPAATH from the coding sequence ATGCTTCCCGGACTGACGCTCGAACCCGCCGTCCATCCGCTTTCCGCGCCGTTCCGCATCTCGCGCGGGGTGCGCACGTCCACCGAGGTCCTTGTTGCAACCGCCAGCGACGGCCGTCACGTGGGCCGCGGCGAATCGCTGCCGTATGCACGCTACGACGAGACCGTGGCATCGGTGGCCGCGCAGGCCGCACCGTTGCGCACCGAGATCGCCGCGGGCATGGACCGCCGCAGGCTGTGCGCGCTGCTGGGTCCGGGTGCGGCGCGAAATGCGCTGGACTGCGCGCTCTGGGACCTCGAGGCACGGCGCCGCGGCATGTCGGTGGCGGCGATGCTCGGCCAGCCGGACGCCCTGCCGGCGCTGTGCAGCGCGCAGACCGTCAGCCTGGACACGCCGGCGAACATGGCGCGCGCGGCGGCCGGGTTGCGCCACCTGGACCTGGTCAAGGTAAAGGTGGACGCCAACGATCCCGCCGCCCTGGTGCGCGCGGTCCGCGCCGAGCTGCCCGCGGCGCGGCTGATCGTGGACCCCAACGAGAGCTGGGACATCGAGCTGCTGCGCGCGATGCAGCCGGTGCTCGCCGAAGCCAGGGTCGACCTGGTCGAACAGCCGTTGCCGGCCGCCGCCGACGATGCACTGCAGGGCTTCGCGTCGGTCTCGCGGCTGTGCGCGGACGAGAGCTGCCACGTCGCGGCCGACCTGCCGCGCCTGCGCGCGCGCTACCAGGTCGTCAACATCAAGCTCGACAAGACCGGCGGACTCACCGCGGCACTGGACCTGCTGCAGGCCGCCCAGGCCGGCGGCTTCGGCATCATGGTCGGCTGCATGATCAGTTCCTCGCTGGCAATCGCTCCGGCCTGGCATGTCGCACGCCACGCGGAGTTCGTCGACCTCGACGGACCGCTGTGGCTGCGCGAGGATCATGCCGGAGGGGTGGCGATGCGCGACGGCATGCTGCAGCCGGCATCGCCGCAGCTGTGGGGTGGCGGACGTCCGCTGGCTGCCCGCCGACCCGCGGCAACGCACTGA
- a CDS encoding P1 family peptidase: protein MIEGGRSRRLAGFAAMLVLVAGVAHPRDAGVAAAERPRARDAGVVIGLLPTGPRNAIVDVDGVAVGHATVIEGDGIRTGVSAILPHAGDLYRDRVPAAIVVGNGYGKLVGATQVEELGELETPILLTGTLGVWRAADALVAWQLAQPGMEEVRSLNPVVGETNDGFLNDIRLRALRPGHVHAALDAASMDNVDEGAIGAGTGTVAFGWKGGIGTSSRKLPQAAGGHTVGVLVQSNYGGRLTIGGVALDALRPGASPAPETRDAPPATGDGSIMIVVATDAPLDARLLRRLATRALLGVGRTGSSMSNGSGDYVIAFSTALEARRTQDTERHRVVVLDNGLMTPLFDAVAEATEEAIINSLFRADTMSGHRGTVPALPLERVLPLLRAAGAAGDPRAAE from the coding sequence ATGATCGAGGGAGGGCGGTCGCGGCGGCTGGCGGGGTTCGCGGCGATGCTGGTGCTGGTGGCGGGCGTGGCGCATCCGCGCGACGCAGGGGTTGCTGCCGCCGAGCGGCCGCGCGCACGCGATGCGGGGGTCGTGATCGGGCTGCTGCCGACAGGCCCCCGCAACGCCATCGTCGACGTCGACGGCGTGGCCGTCGGACATGCCACGGTCATCGAGGGTGACGGCATCCGCACCGGCGTCAGCGCCATCCTGCCGCACGCCGGTGACCTCTACCGCGACCGCGTACCGGCCGCGATCGTGGTCGGCAACGGCTACGGCAAACTGGTTGGCGCCACCCAGGTCGAGGAGCTGGGTGAGCTGGAAACACCGATCCTGTTGACCGGAACGCTGGGCGTCTGGCGCGCGGCGGACGCCCTGGTGGCCTGGCAGCTCGCGCAGCCGGGCATGGAGGAGGTGCGCTCGTTGAACCCTGTCGTGGGCGAGACCAACGACGGCTTCCTCAACGACATCCGCTTGCGCGCGCTCCGCCCCGGACACGTGCACGCCGCGCTGGACGCGGCCTCCATGGACAACGTCGACGAAGGCGCGATCGGTGCCGGAACCGGAACCGTCGCCTTCGGCTGGAAGGGCGGCATCGGCACCAGCTCGCGCAAGCTTCCGCAGGCGGCGGGCGGCCATACAGTCGGCGTCCTCGTGCAGAGCAACTACGGCGGTCGCCTGACCATTGGTGGCGTCGCGCTCGATGCGCTGCGGCCGGGCGCGTCCCCGGCGCCGGAGACACGTGATGCACCGCCGGCCACCGGCGACGGCAGCATCATGATCGTGGTCGCCACCGATGCGCCCCTGGATGCCCGTCTGCTGCGGCGGCTGGCGACGCGCGCGCTGCTGGGCGTCGGTCGCACCGGATCGTCGATGAGCAACGGCTCCGGGGACTACGTGATCGCCTTCTCCACCGCGCTGGAGGCGCGCAGGACGCAAGATACGGAACGCCACCGCGTGGTGGTGCTGGACAACGGCTTGATGACCCCGCTGTTCGACGCCGTGGCCGAGGCGACCGAGGAGGCCATCATCAACTCGCTGTTCCGCGCGGACACGATGAGCGGACATCGCGGCACGGTGCCGGCGCTGCCGCTGGAGCGCGTGCTGCCGCTGTTGCGCGCGGCAGGCGCCGCCGGGGATCCGCGCGCTGCGGAGTGA
- a CDS encoding BolA family protein produces the protein MSTKADRIRAALGALSPTHLEVLDESHMHSRGLETHYKAIVASDAFSGLAAVRRHQAVYAALGGLMTEIHALALHTYTPGEWARQGAAPDSPACRGGSKHDRA, from the coding sequence ATGAGCACCAAGGCAGACCGCATCCGCGCCGCGCTCGGCGCCCTGTCGCCCACGCATCTCGAGGTGCTGGACGAGAGCCACATGCACAGCCGCGGCCTGGAGACGCACTACAAGGCGATCGTGGCCAGCGACGCGTTTTCCGGCCTGGCCGCGGTGCGCCGCCACCAGGCAGTGTATGCGGCGCTGGGTGGCCTGATGACGGAGATCCACGCGCTGGCGCTGCACACCTACACGCCGGGCGAGTGGGCGCGGCAGGGCGCGGCACCGGATTCGCCCGCATGCAGGGGCGGGAGCAAGCACGACCGCGCGTGA
- the queD gene encoding 6-carboxytetrahydropterin synthase QueD, producing MDIFKVFTIEAAHRLPNVPEGHQCARLHGHSFRIELCVSGEPGDDSGWIMDFADIKAAFKPIHAQLDHYYLNDIPGLENPTSERLAAWIWDRLKPALPLLSEVVVHETCTSGCRYRGPASD from the coding sequence ATGGACATCTTCAAGGTCTTCACCATCGAAGCCGCGCACCGGCTTCCCAATGTGCCCGAAGGCCACCAGTGCGCGCGCCTGCACGGGCACTCGTTCCGCATCGAGCTTTGTGTCAGCGGCGAGCCCGGCGACGACAGCGGCTGGATCATGGATTTCGCCGACATCAAGGCGGCCTTCAAGCCGATCCACGCGCAGCTCGACCACTACTACCTCAACGACATCCCAGGGCTGGAAAACCCCACCAGCGAGCGGCTCGCGGCGTGGATCTGGGACCGCCTGAAGCCGGCGCTGCCGCTGCTGAGCGAGGTGGTGGTGCACGAGACCTGCACCTCGGGATGCCGCTATCGTGGCCCCGCAAGTGATTGA
- the prpF gene encoding 2-methylaconitate cis-trans isomerase PrpF, protein MSHAPQVRIPATYMRGGTSKGVFFRLEDLPEAARVPGDARDALLLRVIGSPDPYGKHTDGMGGATSSTSKCVIIGPATQPGHDVDYLYGQVSIDSAFVDWSGNCGNLSTAVGPFAIANGFIDRARLPDNGTVAVRVWQANIGKTIVVHVPVANGEVQETGDFELDGVTFPAAEIVLEFIDPSDDGDAGAQLQNGMFPTGNLVDDLDVPGVGTLKATMINVGIPTVFVNAADIGYTGTELQDAINGDAKALAMFETIRAHAAVRMGLIDDIAGAATRQHTPKVAFVAPAADYVASSGKAITAGDIDLNVRALSMGKLHHAMMGTCAVAIGTAAAIPGTLVNLAAGGGARSAVRFGHPSGTLRVGAEAREVDGRWTVTKAVMSRSARVLMDGAVRVPG, encoded by the coding sequence ATGTCGCACGCTCCCCAGGTCCGCATCCCCGCCACCTACATGCGCGGTGGCACCTCCAAGGGCGTGTTCTTCCGCCTCGAGGACCTCCCCGAAGCCGCGCGCGTGCCGGGCGACGCGCGCGACGCGCTGCTGCTGCGCGTGATCGGCTCGCCCGATCCCTACGGCAAGCACACCGACGGCATGGGCGGCGCGACCTCGTCGACCAGCAAGTGCGTGATCATCGGCCCAGCCACCCAGCCCGGCCACGACGTCGACTATCTCTACGGCCAGGTGTCCATCGACAGCGCCTTCGTCGACTGGTCCGGCAACTGCGGCAACCTCAGCACCGCGGTCGGTCCGTTCGCGATCGCCAACGGTTTCATCGACCGCGCGCGGCTGCCGGACAACGGCACGGTCGCGGTGCGCGTGTGGCAGGCCAACATCGGCAAGACCATCGTGGTGCACGTGCCGGTGGCCAATGGCGAGGTGCAGGAAACCGGCGACTTCGAGCTCGACGGCGTGACCTTCCCGGCTGCGGAAATCGTGCTCGAGTTCATCGACCCCTCCGACGACGGTGATGCGGGCGCGCAGCTCCAGAACGGGATGTTCCCCACCGGCAACCTGGTCGACGACCTGGACGTGCCCGGCGTGGGCACGCTCAAGGCCACGATGATCAACGTCGGCATCCCGACCGTCTTCGTCAATGCCGCCGACATCGGCTACACGGGCACGGAGCTCCAGGACGCGATCAACGGCGACGCGAAGGCGCTGGCCATGTTCGAGACCATCCGCGCGCACGCCGCCGTGCGCATGGGGCTGATCGACGACATCGCCGGCGCCGCCACGCGCCAGCACACGCCCAAGGTCGCCTTCGTGGCGCCGGCGGCGGACTACGTGGCGTCCAGCGGCAAGGCCATCACCGCGGGCGACATCGACCTCAACGTGCGCGCGCTGTCGATGGGCAAGCTGCACCACGCGATGATGGGCACCTGCGCCGTGGCCATCGGCACGGCCGCGGCCATTCCCGGCACGCTGGTGAACCTCGCTGCCGGTGGCGGCGCGCGCAGCGCGGTGCGCTTCGGCCACCCCTCGGGCACGCTGCGCGTGGGCGCCGAGGCGCGCGAGGTGGACGGCCGCTGGACGGTGACCAAGGCCGTCATGAGCCGCAGCGCGCGCGTGCTGATGGACGGCGCGGTGCGGGTGCCCGGGTAG
- a CDS encoding glycosyltransferase encodes MLSIIIPAHDEAPVIGATLDAVAVATRALGARVDVIVVDDASTDATAAIARARGARVVQVDVRHIAAARNAGAAAARGDRMLFVDADTLVNRQAIEAAMQSLDAGAVGGGTAVRFMRPLPLYIRLLESASIVLFRMFGVTPGCFIFCTRAAFEAAGGFDERLFVAEDVAFGRALATQGRVAILRAAVTTSARKMHTYSMGEKVRFTLRFLASPKRVSRTRDALHFWYGPRRHAPAGQPPETKPDA; translated from the coding sequence GTGCTGTCCATCATCATTCCCGCGCACGACGAGGCTCCGGTCATTGGCGCCACGCTCGACGCTGTCGCGGTTGCCACCCGCGCACTCGGCGCCAGGGTGGACGTGATCGTGGTGGATGATGCCTCGACCGACGCCACCGCGGCGATCGCGCGCGCTCGCGGGGCACGCGTGGTGCAGGTGGACGTGCGCCACATCGCAGCCGCGCGCAATGCCGGTGCAGCCGCCGCCCGTGGCGACCGGATGCTGTTCGTCGATGCCGACACCCTGGTGAACCGGCAGGCCATCGAGGCAGCGATGCAGTCGCTAGATGCCGGCGCCGTGGGCGGCGGCACCGCCGTGCGCTTCATGCGCCCGCTGCCGCTCTACATCCGCCTGCTCGAATCCGCGTCGATCGTGCTGTTCCGCATGTTCGGCGTCACTCCGGGCTGCTTCATCTTCTGCACCCGCGCCGCGTTCGAGGCCGCGGGTGGCTTCGACGAACGCCTGTTCGTGGCCGAGGACGTCGCGTTCGGGCGTGCGCTGGCCACGCAGGGGCGGGTGGCCATCCTGCGCGCTGCGGTGACCACCTCGGCGCGCAAGATGCACACGTACTCGATGGGCGAGAAGGTCCGCTTCACGCTGCGGTTCCTCGCATCGCCCAAGCGCGTCTCGCGCACACGGGATGCCCTGCATTTCTGGTACGGCCCGCGGCGGCACGCGCCGGCCGGCCAGCCACCAGAAACGAAACCGGACGCCTGA
- the dgcN gene encoding N-acetyltransferase DgcN translates to MPTTAPDVSPEAAGWPPPYLLYVGNAPDELSGKTARGLAQFRPQWCVGQFRGPDCKATIDLPVMGFEEARAAGANTMIVGVANAGGSLDPAAVQHVVAALEAGMNVASGLHDKLAAYPPIVEAARRNGRHVFDARTPPPTPVGNGRKRAGRRLLTVGTDCSSGKMYTTLVLEAEMRARGITADFRATGQTGIFVSGRGIPIDAVVADFISGGIEWLSPARDDNGWDLIEGQGSLFHPSFAGVSMGLLHGAQPDALVLCDEPGRPHMRGLPHFAMPSLRDTLDANLAHARLTNPAVLAVGVALNTARLDDDEAVRICRRVEDELGLPAQDPVRHGVGRIIDRLQACFPD, encoded by the coding sequence ATGCCGACCACAGCGCCCGACGTTTCCCCCGAAGCCGCCGGCTGGCCGCCGCCTTATCTGCTGTACGTGGGCAATGCCCCGGACGAACTCTCCGGCAAGACCGCGCGTGGCCTCGCGCAGTTCCGCCCGCAGTGGTGCGTGGGCCAGTTCCGCGGACCCGACTGCAAGGCCACCATCGACCTGCCGGTGATGGGCTTCGAGGAAGCCCGCGCCGCCGGCGCCAACACCATGATCGTCGGCGTGGCCAACGCAGGCGGCAGCCTCGATCCCGCCGCGGTCCAGCATGTCGTGGCGGCGCTGGAGGCCGGGATGAACGTCGCCTCCGGGCTGCATGACAAGCTGGCCGCGTATCCGCCGATCGTCGAGGCCGCCCGTCGCAATGGCCGCCACGTGTTCGACGCACGCACGCCACCCCCGACCCCGGTCGGCAACGGCCGCAAGCGGGCCGGCCGGCGACTGCTGACCGTCGGCACCGACTGCTCGAGCGGCAAGATGTACACCACGCTGGTGCTGGAAGCCGAAATGCGCGCGCGCGGCATCACCGCCGACTTCCGCGCCACCGGCCAGACCGGCATCTTTGTTTCCGGCCGTGGCATCCCGATCGACGCGGTGGTCGCGGACTTCATCTCCGGTGGCATCGAGTGGCTGTCGCCCGCGCGCGACGACAACGGCTGGGACCTGATCGAAGGCCAGGGGTCGTTGTTCCACCCCTCGTTCGCCGGCGTCTCGATGGGCCTGCTGCACGGCGCACAGCCCGACGCGCTGGTGCTGTGCGACGAACCCGGGCGCCCGCACATGCGCGGCCTGCCGCACTTCGCGATGCCGTCGCTGCGCGACACGCTCGACGCCAACCTGGCCCATGCCCGGCTCACCAACCCCGCGGTGCTGGCGGTCGGCGTGGCGCTGAACACGGCCAGGCTCGACGACGACGAAGCCGTGCGCATCTGCCGGCGCGTCGAGGACGAGCTCGGGCTTCCGGCGCAGGACCCGGTGCGCCATGGTGTCGGTCGGATCATCGACAGGCTGCAGGCATGCTTCCCGGACTGA
- the acnD gene encoding Fe/S-dependent 2-methylisocitrate dehydratase AcnD, whose protein sequence is MAVSRELRAAMTNSQHRKPLPGTDLDWFDAREAVDAMQAGAWDRLSYTARVHAENIVRRADPGRVDDYLRQLVEHRRDLDFPWFPARVVCHDILGQTALVDLAGLRDAIADAGGDPAQVNPVVPVQLIVDHSLAVECGGFDPDAFTRNREIEDRRNADRFHFIDWTKKAFRNVDVIPPGNGIMHQINLEKMSPVVYVQDGVAFPDTCVGTDSHTPHVDALGVIAVGVGGLEAENVMLGRASWMRTPEIIAVELVGRPAPGITATDVVLALTEFLRQQKVVGAYLEFRGEGAAALTIGDRATISNMAPEYGATAAMFFIDDNTLDYLRLTGREDAQVALVETYAKTAGLWVSDLANAQYERTLHFDLSTVVRNMAGPSNPHRRLPVSDLAERGIAGNLAGAHAQEAEGLLPDGAVIIAAITSCTNTSNPRNVIAAALLARNANARGLVRKPWVKSSLAPGSRAVQLYLEEANLLTELEQLGFGIVGFACTTCNGMSGALDPVIQQEVIDRDLYAVAVLSGNRNFDGRIHPYAKQAFLASPPLVIAYAIAGTIRFDIEKDVLGVDADGQPVTLKDIWPSDEEIDAVVKASVKPEQFRRVYEPMFRLVVDDGTRVDPLYDWRPMSTYIRRPPYWEGALAGARAMTGMRPLAVLGDNITTDHLSPSNAIMASSAAGEYLAKMGVPEEDFNSYATHRGDHLTAQRATFANPKLLNEMVRNEDGSVRQGSLARIEPEGEVTRMWEAIETYMQRKQPLVIIAGADYGQGSSRDWAAKGVRLAGVEVIVAEGFERIHRTNLVGMGVLPLQFLPGTNRNTLAIDGSETFDVIGVPTPGATLTLVIRRRGGEVLEVPVTCRIDSDEEASVYEAGGVLQRFAQDFLASSRVA, encoded by the coding sequence ATGGCCGTTTCCCGTGAACTGCGCGCCGCCATGACCAACAGCCAGCACCGCAAGCCCCTCCCCGGCACCGATCTCGACTGGTTCGACGCGCGCGAAGCGGTGGACGCCATGCAGGCCGGCGCCTGGGATCGGCTGTCGTACACCGCGCGCGTGCATGCCGAGAACATCGTGCGCCGCGCCGATCCCGGGCGCGTCGACGACTACCTGCGCCAGCTGGTCGAGCACCGCCGCGACCTCGATTTCCCCTGGTTCCCGGCGCGCGTGGTCTGCCACGACATCCTCGGCCAGACCGCGCTGGTCGACCTGGCCGGATTGCGCGACGCCATCGCCGATGCCGGCGGCGATCCCGCGCAGGTCAATCCGGTGGTGCCGGTGCAGCTGATCGTCGACCACTCGCTGGCGGTGGAGTGCGGTGGCTTCGACCCGGATGCGTTCACCCGCAACCGCGAGATCGAGGACCGTCGCAACGCCGACCGCTTCCACTTCATCGACTGGACCAAGAAGGCGTTCAGGAACGTCGACGTGATCCCGCCGGGCAACGGGATCATGCACCAGATCAACCTGGAGAAGATGTCGCCGGTCGTGTACGTGCAGGACGGCGTGGCGTTCCCGGATACCTGCGTCGGCACCGACAGCCACACGCCACACGTCGACGCGCTGGGCGTGATCGCGGTGGGCGTGGGCGGGCTGGAAGCGGAGAACGTGATGCTGGGCCGCGCGTCGTGGATGCGCACGCCGGAGATCATCGCCGTGGAGCTGGTCGGCAGGCCCGCGCCCGGCATCACCGCCACCGACGTGGTGCTGGCGCTGACCGAGTTCCTGCGCCAGCAGAAGGTGGTGGGTGCATACCTCGAATTCCGCGGCGAAGGCGCCGCGGCGCTGACCATCGGCGACCGCGCCACGATCTCCAACATGGCGCCCGAGTACGGCGCCACCGCGGCGATGTTCTTCATCGACGACAACACGCTGGACTACCTGCGCCTCACCGGCCGCGAGGACGCGCAGGTGGCGCTGGTCGAAACCTACGCCAAGACCGCAGGCCTGTGGGTGTCGGATCTCGCCAATGCGCAGTACGAACGCACGCTGCATTTCGACCTGTCGACCGTCGTGCGCAACATGGCCGGCCCGTCCAATCCGCACCGCCGCCTGCCGGTCAGCGATCTCGCCGAGCGCGGCATCGCCGGCAACCTCGCCGGTGCGCACGCGCAGGAAGCCGAAGGCCTGTTGCCCGACGGCGCGGTGATCATCGCCGCCATCACCAGCTGCACCAACACCTCCAACCCGCGCAACGTGATCGCCGCCGCACTGCTGGCGCGCAACGCCAACGCGCGCGGGCTGGTGCGCAAGCCGTGGGTGAAGAGTTCGCTGGCGCCGGGCTCGCGCGCGGTGCAGCTGTACCTGGAAGAGGCGAACCTCCTCACCGAACTCGAGCAGCTCGGCTTCGGCATCGTCGGCTTCGCCTGCACCACCTGCAACGGCATGTCCGGCGCACTCGATCCGGTGATCCAGCAGGAAGTCATCGACCGCGACCTGTACGCGGTGGCGGTGCTGTCGGGCAACCGCAACTTCGACGGCCGCATCCATCCGTATGCCAAGCAGGCGTTCCTCGCCTCGCCGCCGCTGGTCATCGCCTATGCGATCGCCGGCACCATCCGCTTCGACATCGAGAAGGACGTGCTCGGCGTGGATGCCGACGGCCAGCCGGTGACGCTGAAGGACATCTGGCCCAGCGACGAGGAGATCGACGCGGTGGTCAAGGCCAGCGTCAAGCCCGAGCAGTTCCGCCGCGTGTACGAGCCGATGTTCCGCCTGGTGGTGGACGACGGCACGCGCGTGGATCCGCTGTACGACTGGCGCCCGATGAGCACCTACATCCGCCGCCCACCGTACTGGGAGGGCGCGCTGGCCGGCGCGCGCGCGATGACCGGCATGCGCCCGCTCGCGGTGCTCGGCGACAACATCACCACCGACCACCTGTCGCCGTCGAACGCGATCATGGCCTCGAGCGCCGCCGGCGAGTACCTGGCGAAGATGGGCGTGCCGGAAGAGGACTTCAATTCCTATGCCACCCACCGCGGCGACCATCTCACCGCGCAGCGCGCGACGTTCGCCAACCCCAAGCTCCTCAACGAAATGGTGCGCAACGAGGACGGCAGCGTGCGCCAGGGGTCACTGGCGCGCATCGAGCCCGAGGGCGAGGTGACGCGCATGTGGGAGGCGATCGAAACCTACATGCAGCGCAAGCAGCCGCTGGTCATCATCGCGGGTGCCGACTACGGCCAGGGCTCGAGCCGCGACTGGGCCGCGAAGGGTGTGCGCCTGGCTGGCGTGGAAGTGATCGTCGCCGAGGGCTTCGAACGCATCCACCGCACCAACCTGGTCGGCATGGGCGTGCTGCCGCTGCAGTTCCTGCCGGGCACGAACCGCAACACGCTGGCCATCGACGGCAGCGAGACCTTCGACGTCATCGGCGTGCCCACGCCGGGCGCGACGCTTACCCTGGTCATCCGCCGCCGCGGCGGCGAGGTGCTCGAGGTGCCGGTGACCTGCCGCATCGACTCCGACGAGGAGGCCTCGGTGTACGAGGCCGGTGGCGTGCTGCAGCGCTTCGCGCAGGATTTCCTCGCCTCCTCCAGGGTGGCCTGA
- a CDS encoding phasin family protein, whose translation MYQNINEQFTTAARQFADSTSKISRLALENTQKAFGLQLATFEQNATAAFSFWGELAEVRDADGLKAAWPKGAQIARESIERSVSASQEVFGQTVATNEAIAQLAKGQVEAAAAKAQETVEGAAKAASGKTRK comes from the coding sequence ATGTACCAGAACATCAACGAACAGTTCACCACCGCTGCCCGCCAGTTCGCCGACAGCACCTCGAAGATCAGCCGCCTGGCCCTCGAGAACACCCAGAAGGCGTTCGGCCTGCAGCTGGCCACCTTCGAGCAGAACGCCACCGCCGCGTTCTCGTTCTGGGGCGAGCTGGCCGAGGTGCGTGACGCCGATGGCCTGAAGGCCGCGTGGCCGAAGGGCGCGCAGATTGCCCGCGAGAGCATCGAGCGCTCGGTCAGCGCCAGCCAGGAAGTGTTCGGCCAGACCGTCGCCACCAATGAGGCGATCGCCCAGCTGGCCAAGGGCCAGGTCGAGGCCGCCGCCGCCAAGGCGCAGGAAACCGTGGAAGGCGCCGCCAAGGCCGCGTCGGGCAAGACCCGCAAGTAA
- the gltS gene encoding sodium/glutamate symporter, with the protein MLQLDAVQTLAFAGLALFLGYGLCRGIPVLGRYNLPPPVIGGLVFAIAAWIAHGRGEALFVLDTGLQAPLMIAFFTTVGVNASLRLLKISGRQVVVFLLLASLFAVAQNLLGMAVAVGFDLDPLFGVLAGSTTLTGGPATGLAFAPLFEEAGVQGAESIAVASAMGGIVLGGLAGGPVITVLIRRFGLVSSRPHDHAAPVDEASGPAQTEAQREFGALKSIVVILVAMWLGAWVSGWISATGITLPAYVGAMLVGALIRNLDDATGWIGLSVPTTDLIGNVSLSLFLAVALMNLKLWELAGLALPLLVNLGLQLAMVVAFCSVVFRVMGRDYDAAVMGGGFIGFMLGTTANAMAVMRTLVERYGAAPRAFLVAPLVGAFFIDFSNALIITTFINIFD; encoded by the coding sequence ATGCTGCAGCTCGACGCCGTCCAGACCCTGGCCTTTGCCGGGCTCGCCCTGTTCCTCGGCTACGGGCTGTGCCGCGGGATCCCCGTGCTCGGGCGCTACAACCTGCCGCCGCCGGTGATCGGCGGGCTGGTGTTCGCCATCGCCGCCTGGATCGCGCATGGCCGCGGTGAAGCGCTGTTCGTACTCGACACCGGGCTGCAGGCGCCGCTGATGATCGCGTTCTTCACCACGGTCGGCGTCAATGCCAGCCTGCGCCTGCTCAAGATCAGCGGCCGGCAGGTGGTGGTGTTCCTGCTGCTGGCGTCGCTGTTCGCCGTCGCGCAGAACCTGCTGGGCATGGCGGTGGCGGTCGGCTTCGACCTGGATCCGCTGTTTGGCGTGCTGGCCGGCTCGACCACGCTGACCGGCGGCCCCGCCACGGGCCTGGCATTCGCGCCGCTGTTCGAGGAGGCCGGGGTGCAGGGTGCCGAATCCATCGCCGTGGCCTCGGCGATGGGCGGCATCGTGCTCGGCGGTCTGGCTGGCGGCCCGGTGATCACCGTGCTGATCCGCCGCTTCGGCCTCGTGTCCAGCCGGCCCCACGACCATGCCGCGCCGGTTGACGAAGCCAGCGGCCCGGCGCAGACCGAAGCCCAGCGCGAGTTCGGCGCGCTGAAGAGCATCGTGGTGATCCTGGTGGCGATGTGGCTCGGCGCATGGGTCAGCGGCTGGATCTCGGCCACCGGCATCACCTTGCCCGCCTACGTCGGCGCGATGCTGGTCGGCGCCCTGATCCGCAACCTCGACGATGCGACCGGATGGATCGGCCTGTCGGTGCCGACCACCGACCTCATCGGCAACGTCTCGCTGTCGCTGTTCCTGGCGGTGGCGCTGATGAACCTCAAGCTGTGGGAGCTGGCGGGCCTGGCGCTGCCACTGCTGGTGAACCTGGGGCTGCAGCTGGCGATGGTGGTCGCGTTCTGCAGCGTGGTGTTCCGGGTGATGGGCCGTGACTACGACGCGGCGGTCATGGGCGGCGGCTTCATCGGCTTCATGCTCGGCACCACCGCCAATGCCATGGCGGTGATGCGCACCCTGGTGGAGCGCTACGGCGCGGCGCCGCGCGCCTTCCTGGTGGCGCCGCTGGTCGGCGCGTTCTTCATCGATTTCAGCAACGCGCTGATCATCACCACCTTCATCAACATCTTCGACTGA